The DNA region GCCAGCGCTGGGACGGCATGGAGTACCCGGAGGAGGACTTCCGCCGCGACGCACGCGTGCTCGACGGAGTAGCCCTCACCGGTGGGGGAAGCGTCGCCGACCGCATCTGGGCGCAGCCGTCCGTCACGGTGCTGGGCATCGACTGCCCGCCGGTCGTGGGGGCCACGCCGTCCGTGCATGCGAGGGCGCGCGCCTCGGTCAGTCTGCGCGTACCGCCGGGTGCGGACGCCGAGAACATGACGCGGCTGCTGATCGCGCACCTTCAGTCACACGCCCCGTGGGGTGCGCGCGTGAGCGTCGAACGGACCGGCGAGGGGCGTCCGTTCAGCGCGGACACGACCAGTCCCGCGTACCAGGCGATGGCCGATGCGCTGAGCGCGGCCTACGACGGGCAGGAGATGCAGATCGCGGGGCAGGGAGGCTCGATCCCGCTGTGCGACACCCTGGCCACGCTCTATCCGCGGGCGGAGATCCTGCTGATCGGCCTCAGCGAGCCCGCCGCCCAGATCCACGCGGTCAACGAGAGCGTCTCGCCTGAGGAGTTGGAGCGGCTGTCGGTCGCGGAGGCGCTGTTCCTGCGGGAGTACGCAGAGCGCGCCTGACGGCGGCACGCGCCGTGCGACGGCGTTCCGAACCGCCCCGGGAACTCAGTCGCCGAACTCACTCCTCGTACTACGTGAGGCTCCGCGTCACGGCGCCGGGACTCCGCTCGACGTCGCCTCGTGCGCCGATTCGTGCAACCGCCTCGTGCTCCGGCTCGTGCGCCGATTCGTTCCGTGTCCGATCCTTCTGCGCCGAGCGGTCGCTACGCAGCCCTACGCCGCGTCGCGTCCGTCCAGTCCGCCGATGGGAACACCGGCCTCCAGATAGAGGGGCCGCCCCGCCTCGCGTGCCCTCAGCGCACCGCGCAGCCTCTCCAGCCTTACGGGAGGCAGGAGTTCGGCGGCCTCGGCCTCGGTGACGAAGCGCCAGCCGCGCAGTTCGGCACCGGGCAGCAGCACCCGTTCCGCCTCCTCGGCGGGGAGTAGGCCGCCGTCGAAGAGGAGGCGTATGCCGCCGTAGCCGGGGGGCCGTGGCGGTTCCCAGTCGGTGACGAGCAGCCGGGGGTCGCCCTTCAGCCGCAGGCCGAGTTCCTCGGCGACCTCGCGCACTCCCGCGTGCGCGGGCGCCTCTCCGGGTTCGACGACGCCGCCGGGGAACTCCCAGCCCGGCTTGTAGGTCGGGTCGACGAGCAGCACCCTGTCCTGCTCGTCGAAGAGCAGGACACCGGCCGCCAGGGTCTCGGCGGTCGGTTCCGGCGTCTGCACGATCTCCAGGCTTCCCGCTCCCGCGCGCAGCGCCCCCGCGACCTCCTCCGCGGTCTGCCGCGGAGTGAGCCCGGAGGTCTCCACGGTGTGCGCGTCCTCGGTGAGCCAGCCGAGGGCCGCACGGTATTCGGGAAGCTGGCGGCGGCACCAACTGCGGTCCGGGCGGCTGTCGTTGTCACCTGCCTGTTCGATGCGCATCCGAAGGATCGTTTCGTCCGCGTGAAGCAGTACGTGGCGGACGGGAATCCGGCGGGCGGCCAGCGCACCGAAGATCTCGTCCCGGTACTCCTGCCGCAGCAGCGTCATGGGAACGATCAGCGGCCCCGGCACCTCCGTGAGCAGGGCCGCCGCCGTGTCGGCCACGAGCCGCCGCCAGGAAGGGAGTTGCTGGTAGTCGTCGACCTGGGCGAGGCGTTCCTTGGGGAGCATGCATCTCAGTCCCGTACCGATCAGGGCCGGGTCGCACAGGGTGCTCCCCGGGATCAGCTCCACGAGTTCCTGCGCCGCGGTGGTCTTGCCCGTACCGAAGGCGCCGTTGAGCCACACGATCACGGTCGGTCCCCCTCTGCCGTCGCCCCCCGTTTCACGCTGCCCGCTCAACCCTGCCACGGAAACGCGCGGGGGCGGCGCCGTCGCAAAACCCTGGCGCGCGAGGCGCGTTTCACCACGGCACGGCCGGTACGGAGGTGCACGCGCCGAATTCTCGGAGCGACGGGCGGGGGGTCGGGCGGGGACCGTGGGCCGGGGAACGGGCCGTAGAGCCGCCGTCAGTGCTTCACCGCGGGCCGCCAGCCGGGGTCGCGCCCGCTGAGAGCCAGGAGTTCGTCGAAGGGAGAGGCGCCCTCCGGCACCGGGAAGGGCTCGCCGAAGACGCCCATCTTCCGCCCGGTGGGGGCGAGTTGGCGCCAGCCCTCCACCAGCGTCGGGAGGCTCGGCTCATACGGGGTGAAGTCCTGGCCGGTGGCGCGGGCGAGGTCCCACGCGTGCACCGTGAGGTCGCCGAGCACCATGCCTCCGACGGTGGTCTGCGGAAGGCCCATGCCCTGCGAGGTGCCCTCCAGCGCACCGGGCGCGGACCAGGCGGTCACCAGCCGTTCTGTCTCGTCGTCGAAGAGGGCGCGCCAGTCGCTGCTCTCGCCCACCCGGTCCGGTGTGGTGGCGAAGTCCGCGGTGCCCTTCGCGGCGAGGGCCTGGAAGCTCACCACGACATGGAGGAGATGGTTGAGCAGGGCCTTTACGTCGTACTCACTGCACGGGGTGGGGTCGGAGAGCTGGTCCTCCCGTACGCCGTGTACGACGGGGCGGGCCTCACGGGCGGCGCCTACCAGCAGTCCGGAGATCTCGTTCGTCATGTCCGGAAAGCTACGTCGCCCGTGCGGGCTCGGGCTTGAAGAAACGCGACATCGTGCCCGGCATAGGATCGGCGGCATGGCAGGTGGGAGCCGGGACGGCGCGGACGGCGGGGAGGACGGGCGGCACAGCCTGCGCGGCCCGGCCGCCCCCGGCGACGACGCCGGCTTCGGCTCCGGTGCGCCCCGGCGGGACACCCGGGGCATCGTCGACGCCGAGGGACTCCTCTCCCGGGTGCGTTTCCGCAGGCGGGCGGCGGCCCAGCCGCTGCACCCGTATGTGGAGCACTACTGGCTGATCGACTGGGACCTGGAACAGCCCTTCCTCTCCCAGGTCGTGCCGCACCCCTCGGTGAACGTGGTCTTCCAGCGCTACGGGGCTCTGCCGCCGGTGGCCGAGGTGGCGGGCGTCGGGCTGGGCCTGTTCTCCATCAGCCTGGAGGGCAGGGGGCAGGTGTGCGGCGTCCAGTTCCGGCCCGGCGGCTTCCGGCCGTTCCTCGCCCGTAGCGGCAGGGGGACCGTGGCGGCGCTCACGGGGCGGCGCGACCCGCTCACGGAGGTCTTCCCCGCCGAAGGCGGCGCCCCCGTGCAGGTGCTCACGCCCGGCGAGGAGGACGCCAGGGTCGAGGCGCTGGACGAGTTCCTGCTGCGGCTCGGACCGGAGGAGGACGCAGCCGCGGAGCGTGCGATGCGCCTCGTCCACCGCGTGCGCACCGACCGCCGCCTCACCCGCGTCGGTCAACTCGCCCGCGGTGAAGGGGTGTCGGTGCGTTCGCTGCAACGGCTCTTCGCCGACTGCGTGGGCGTGGGCCCCAAGTGGGTCATCCTGCGCTACCGCATCCACGAGGCGCTGGAGCAGGCGGCGGGACGCCCGGACGTCGACTGGGCGCGGCTGGCGGGCGAACTCGGATACAGCGATCAGGCCCATCTCGTAAGGGACTTCACCGACACGGTCGGGCTGCCGCCGACGGAGTATGCGCGCGCGCCGCGCTGCGCTCGCAGCCCATGCGAGCCTGACGCCGCGCATCCCTCTCGGGCCTGAAGTCGCGCCGGGACCGCCGGAGTTCAGGCCGCACGGGTCCGGCACCCCGAGTTCACGCCGCTCGGTCCGGCCGTCCGGGTCGCCGAGCCGGCGTCGACCGCCCGACTGCCCCGCGTTCAGCGGCAGTCCAGCCCCCGGCAGGCCGCCGCCGCCCCGATGAGCCCGGCGTCGGTGCCCATCTGCGCGGGCGCCACCTCCAGCCCCCTCACGAACGACAGCGTCGCGTACTCGGTCAGCGCCCGGCGCAGCGGCGCGAAGAGGACCTCCCCCGCCTTCGCCACTCCACCGCCGAGTACGGCTATCTCCACCTCGACGAGCGTGGCCGTGGCGGCGATGCCCGCCGCGAGCGCACGGGCCGCGCGCTCGAACGAGGCCACGGCCGCCGGGTGCCCCTCGGCCGCCGCCGAGGCGACCGCCGCCGCCGAGGCGTCGCCGTCGGGCCCGGGGCGCCAGCCCAGATCCAGGGCGCGTCGGGCGATGTTGGGGCCGGACGCGATGCGTTCCACGCAGCCGCGTCCTCCGCAGGGGCAACTGTCCCCGTCGAGGTCGACGCTGATGTGGCCGATGTGACCGGCGTTGCCGCTGGGGCCGGGGTGCAGTTCGCCGCCGAGTACGAGCCCGCCGCCGACGCCCGTGGAGACCACCATGCACAGGGCACCGGTGCGGCCGCGTGCCGCGCCCTGCCAGTGCTCGGCGGCGGCCATCGCCACACCGTCGCCGACGAGGGTCGCTGCCAGCCCGCCCGTGCGCTCCTGTACGCCCCGCACGAGCGGGAAGTCGCGCCAGCCGGGGATGTTCACGGGAGAGACCGTGCCCGCCTTGGCGTCCACCGGACCGGCGCTGCCGATGCCCACGGCCCGTACGCCCGGCCACAGCGGCGACGCGGCGAGTTCGTCCAGGACCTCGTGGAGGGCGGCCATGACCTGCTCTCCGCTCCCCTGGGGCGGCGTGGGACGCTGTGCCCGCACGAGCAGTCCGCCGTCGCTGTCCACCAGTGCGCCAGCGATCTTCGTACCGCCGATGTCGAGGGCCGCGACGAGGTCCGTGTGCATGGGTGATGTACTCCCGGGGAGGGGCCGGAGACCCGCCCCCGGACGGGAACGGACGAGGCTCAAGTCTGGCGCTTTGTGACAACGTTGTCCAGACTGCTGTGCAAGGCCGCTATGCTGCTCGCTGCCGCTTCACCGCTTCGAGGGGGACCCGAACGCCGTGCCCGAGACCGTACGTTCCGCCGCCGCCCGCGCCTCCGGGGGCCGCTACGGCAACCGTCCGACGATGAAGGACGTCGCCGCCCGCGCCGGGGTCGGCCTCAAGACCGTCTCCAGAGTGGTCAACGGCGAGGCAGGGGTCTCCCCCGACACCGAGCGCCGGGTGCAGGAGTCGATCACCGCTCTCGGCTTCCGCCGCAACGACAGCGCCCGCATCCTCCGTAAGGGCCGCACCGCCAGCATCGGGCTCGTGCTGGAGGACCTCGCCGACCCCTTCTACGCACCGCTGAGCCGCGCCGTGGAGGAAGTCGCCCGCGCGCACGGGGCGTTGCTGATCAACGGCTCCAGCGCCGAAGACCCGGGCCGCGAACAGGAGTTGGTCCTCGCGCTGTGCGCACGGCGGGTGGACGGTCTCGTCATCGTCCCCGCCAGCGACGACCACCGCTATCTGGAGCCTGAGATAGCCGCCGGTGTCGCCACCGTCTTCGTGGACCGCCCGCCGGGGAGGATCGAGGCCGACCAGGTGCTCGTCGACAGCTTCGCCGGCGCCCGCGAAGGCGTCGCGCATCTCGTCGCGCACGGGCACCGCCGCATCGGCTTCATCGGCGACCTCCCGCGCATCCACACCGCGCACGAACGTGTCAGGGGCTATGAGGCGGCCATGTCCGAGGCAGGACTGCCGGTGCATGCGAGCTGGCTGGCGCCGGGCGTCACCGATCCCAAGCGGGTACGGGCCGACGCCGAGCGCATGCTCGGCGGCCCCGAGCCGGTCACGGCGATCTTCGCGGGCAACAACCGGGTCACGGTCACGCTGGTGCGGGTGCTCGCCGAACTGGACCGGCCCGTTGCGCTCGTCGGGTTCGACGACTTCGAACTCGCCGACCTGCTCTCGCCGCCCGTCACCGTCGTAGCGCAGGACCCGGCCCAACTCGGGCGCACAGCCGCCGACTTGCTCTTCCGTCGCCTTGAGGGCGCACACGACCCGCCGCAGCTCATGACGCATCCTACGAAGCTGATCGCGCGGGGATCGGGCGAACTGCCGCCTGGCTGAGGGCGGTTGGCGCTCGGCCGGGTCTGCTGAGGAGCGCGGGCTCGGCGCCGGTCGGCGGACCGGAGCCCGTTGGTGAACGCACGGTACGCCGCCGCGAGTTCAGCCGGGCAGTACGGAGTCGAAGAGCGCCCGTGCCTCCTCCACGGCCGCGGCAAGCGCCTCGGGACTTGAGCCCGCCTCCGCGGTCACTTCGTCGATTTCGCGCAGCCCCGCACGGTCCAGCAGCGTCTTCTCGTTGGTCACCCACTCCCCGCGCGCCGCGAGCACCGCATGGGCCTGCTGCATGGCGGCCACCGCGATCGCGCCCACGACTTCCGTACGGCCGCCGCGCGGAGCGCCGGCGGACTCGGCGTAGGAGAGAGTGAGACAGGCGGTCTCGCGCCACTGCGCGGACGCCGACGTACGCAGCGCCGAAGGGTAGGCGGGCCGTGGCAGACGCCCGGACAGCACACGGTTCAGGGCGAGTTCGGCGACGACGAGATAGCTGGGGATGCCCGCGAGGTGGAACATGAGCTGCTCACGGTGGAAGCGTCCCTGCTCGGCCTCCGCCAGTTCGTGTTCCACGACGTCCAGATCGCGGTAGTGGACATCGGTGCGGCGTCCGTCGACGGTCAGCCACGCCCCTCCGTTGAAGACGCCGCCGCCCCACGCTCCGATCTCGCTGACCTCGCCGGGCCAGCCGAGTGCGCGCAGATCGGCGGGGTCGAACGCGCCGCGGTAGTAGAGGGCGAAGTCCCAGTCGCTGCCGGGCCGTTGGGTCCCCTGTGCGCGGGAGCCGCCCAGCGCCACGGCCTCGACGGCGGGCAGCGCGGCGAGGGCCCCGGCGACATGCTCGGTGAACTCACCATCGGTGAACGCCCGTTCGGCGGAGTCCCGTTCCGTTGCCTGTTCCGGCGCTTGGAGTCCCGCTGATTCCCGCTCGTCCATCTCACTCGCCCCTACGCCCGCTGCCCCTCCGGTGCGCGTCCTCGGCCGCGGGCGCCGACGCGAGCGTCAGCAACGGGGAAGTCCGGGCACCGGCTCGTTGTTGTCCCCGCCCTTGATGTAGACGTCGGACACGAACACGTTCTTGTTGCCCTTGTCGTCGTCGGTCTTCGCCCACCAGACGTTCGTCCAGCGTCCCGAGGTCTCGCGGTGCGCCGGAAGCTTCTTCTGGCAGTAGAAGTAGTTGATTCCCGCGTTGAGTTGGCCGACGGGCTTGTGCTCCGCGTTGTAGGACGTCGCCGCCTTCCAGACCGTGCAGTCGAACTTGTTCCCGCCACTGGGGTGGCACGCCTTCGGCTGCGTCGCGCCGCCGCCTCCGCTGCCGCCCGTGCTCCCGCCGCCCACGGTGGCCCCCGGAACGCCGCCGGTGGTACCGCCGTCACCTCCGCCGGAGCCGCCCGCGCCTTTCCGGCCGCCCTTGCCGTCGCCGCCCGAGGCGCCCGGCCTGCCGTCGCCCTTCTGGCGTCCGTCGGGCGAACGCCCGTCCCTCTCGGGCACGCTGCCGCCGCTCCGGTCCGCTTCCTGGTCGCCGCCGCCGGGGACGACGCGCTTCCCGGCCGCTCCCCCCGCTCGGTCGCCGCCGTCACCGGAGATCGCCGCGTAGGCGGCGCCCGCGCCCGTCACCACGACCGCGGCGACCGCTGCGGCGATCAGCGCGCGGCGGCGGCCCTTCGCCCGCTCGGCACGGGTACGTACGGTGTGCCGGTCGGTGTCCTCGTCACCGCTCATGCCGCGGCCCGAACCGGACGGCACGGGCCCATGAGGTACACCCGGCCCGTGCGCTGCGGGAACCGGCGCCCCGGGCCCACCCCCGCCGTATCCGCCCGCACTGACGTTACCGCCACCCCCGGATGCGGCCCCCGCCGCGCCCTGCGGGCCGAACTGCCCCTGCGCGCCCGCGCCTTGACCGCCGGCGGACCCGGACGACAGGCCGCCGCCCTGCTCCGCCTTGCCCAGACGCATCGTCGAGGAGGGGTCCGCCGGGGGCCGGACACCCTGTGCGACGGCCTCCAGCAGCGCCGTGGCACGCTCCGCACCGGCCCGCTTCTGCGGGTCCTTGTCCATCAGTTCGGCCAGTACGGGCGCGAGGGGCCCTGCGTTCCGGGGCTCCGGCAGCGGTTCGACGACGATCGCGTTGAGCGTGGACCACGTCGAGGTGCGGCGGAAGGGCGCGGCTCCCTCGACGGCAGCGTAGAGAGTGGCCCCGAGCGCCCATACGTCGCATGCCTCGCGGGGGGCTTCGCCGCGCGCCCGCTCCGGCGCCAAGTAGTCGAGAGAGCCGACGAGTTCGCCGCTGCCCGTCAGTTGCGTACCGGCGCCGTCGTCCGGGTCCTCCACCGCCGCGATCCCGAAGTCGGTGAGTACGACGCGGTCGGAGCCGCTCTCCAGCAGCACGTTGCCGGGCTTGACGTCGCGGTGCAGCACGCCCGCGCGGTGGGCGGCCGCCAGGGCGCCCATCACCTTGGCCCCGATCGCGGCGGCCTCCCGTGGCTCGACGGTGCCCCGTTCCCGCAGCACGTCGTCGAGGGAGGGCCCCTCGATCAGTTCCATCACGATGACGGGGCGGCCCTCGTGCTGTGCGACGTCGTGTACTGAGACGACGCCCGCGTGCCGCACCCTGGCCGCGGCCCGCGCCTCGCGCTGCATCCGGGTGCGCAGCTCCTCCAGTTCGGAAGGGGCGGCGTCGGCGAACGTCCGCAGCTCCTTGACGGCGACCTCACGGCCGAGCACTTCGTCGACGGCGCGCCAGACCACGCCCATGCCGCCGCGGCCGAGCCGGCCCGTCACCCGGTAGCGTCCCGCGAGAACCCTGCCCGGCTCCGCGGGCCCCGTGCCCGGGCCCGGACTGCCGCCGCCCGGGGCCGAGTTGGCACCCGCCGGCCCCGATTCGCCGCTTCCGCCGCCCGCCGGCGGCTGCTCCCCCGGTGTCCGCACTGCCCGTCCCCTTTGCCGCGTACGAAATCCGCCACGTACGAGTCGCGCACACTCGTCACCGTGCACCGGCCATCGTGCCCGGTCGCCGCACACGGTCGCAGCGCACCGAATTGTGGCGTACCGAACCGTCGAGCACGAATCATCGTGTGGCGAAGGGCCCAGACTACGGGGCCGATTCGTCCCGCGCCTCTTCGGTGCGTCCTGCCAGGCGGCCGAGGTCCGCCCGCGTGAGACCGGAGTGCGCGGCGACCTCGCCGGGCGAGAGCGCCCCGCAATCGAGGCCCCGCAGCAGGTAGTTGCCGAGCGCGCGGGCCGTGGCGGGCTCGTCCATGACGGCGGCGTCGGCGCCCGCGCTGCCGGTGTAGGCGGCGAGCCGGGCCGCGGCACGTTCCATGCCCTCGCGGTAGAAGCCGTAGACGGCGGCGTAGCGCGTCGGCAGATGGCCGGGGTGCATGTCCCATCCCTGGTAGTACGCGCGTGCCAACGACCGCTGTACGAGGCGGTGATGGAGCCGCCAGGCGTCGTGGACCTGCTCCCCGGGGCCGGTGGGGACGATGTTCGTGGAACCGTCGGAGAGGCGAACTCCCGTGCCCGCCGCGGCAGTCTGCATCACGGCCTTGGCGTGGTCGGCAACGGGGTGGTCCATCGCCTGGTGTGCGGCGCTCACTCCGCAGGCCGCGCTGTAGTCGAAGGTGCCGTAGTGCAGGGAGGTGGCGCGCCCGCCGGCGGCGTCGATCATGAGGGCGACGGTGGCG from Streptomyces marispadix includes:
- a CDS encoding NUDIX hydrolase: MIVWLNGAFGTGKTTAAQELVELIPGSTLCDPALIGTGLRCMLPKERLAQVDDYQQLPSWRRLVADTAAALLTEVPGPLIVPMTLLRQEYRDEIFGALAARRIPVRHVLLHADETILRMRIEQAGDNDSRPDRSWCRRQLPEYRAALGWLTEDAHTVETSGLTPRQTAEEVAGALRAGAGSLEIVQTPEPTAETLAAGVLLFDEQDRVLLVDPTYKPGWEFPGGVVEPGEAPAHAGVREVAEELGLRLKGDPRLLVTDWEPPRPPGYGGIRLLFDGGLLPAEEAERVLLPGAELRGWRFVTEAEAAELLPPVRLERLRGALRAREAGRPLYLEAGVPIGGLDGRDAA
- a CDS encoding TIGR03086 family metal-binding protein, producing MTNEISGLLVGAAREARPVVHGVREDQLSDPTPCSEYDVKALLNHLLHVVVSFQALAAKGTADFATTPDRVGESSDWRALFDDETERLVTAWSAPGALEGTSQGMGLPQTTVGGMVLGDLTVHAWDLARATGQDFTPYEPSLPTLVEGWRQLAPTGRKMGVFGEPFPVPEGASPFDELLALSGRDPGWRPAVKH
- a CDS encoding helix-turn-helix domain-containing protein; this encodes MAGGSRDGADGGEDGRHSLRGPAAPGDDAGFGSGAPRRDTRGIVDAEGLLSRVRFRRRAAAQPLHPYVEHYWLIDWDLEQPFLSQVVPHPSVNVVFQRYGALPPVAEVAGVGLGLFSISLEGRGQVCGVQFRPGGFRPFLARSGRGTVAALTGRRDPLTEVFPAEGGAPVQVLTPGEEDARVEALDEFLLRLGPEEDAAAERAMRLVHRVRTDRRLTRVGQLARGEGVSVRSLQRLFADCVGVGPKWVILRYRIHEALEQAAGRPDVDWARLAGELGYSDQAHLVRDFTDTVGLPPTEYARAPRCARSPCEPDAAHPSRA
- a CDS encoding ROK family protein, which translates into the protein MHTDLVAALDIGGTKIAGALVDSDGGLLVRAQRPTPPQGSGEQVMAALHEVLDELAASPLWPGVRAVGIGSAGPVDAKAGTVSPVNIPGWRDFPLVRGVQERTGGLAATLVGDGVAMAAAEHWQGAARGRTGALCMVVSTGVGGGLVLGGELHPGPSGNAGHIGHISVDLDGDSCPCGGRGCVERIASGPNIARRALDLGWRPGPDGDASAAAVASAAAEGHPAAVASFERAARALAAGIAATATLVEVEIAVLGGGVAKAGEVLFAPLRRALTEYATLSFVRGLEVAPAQMGTDAGLIGAAAACRGLDCR
- a CDS encoding LacI family DNA-binding transcriptional regulator translates to MKDVAARAGVGLKTVSRVVNGEAGVSPDTERRVQESITALGFRRNDSARILRKGRTASIGLVLEDLADPFYAPLSRAVEEVARAHGALLINGSSAEDPGREQELVLALCARRVDGLVIVPASDDHRYLEPEIAAGVATVFVDRPPGRIEADQVLVDSFAGAREGVAHLVAHGHRRIGFIGDLPRIHTAHERVRGYEAAMSEAGLPVHASWLAPGVTDPKRVRADAERMLGGPEPVTAIFAGNNRVTVTLVRVLAELDRPVALVGFDDFELADLLSPPVTVVAQDPAQLGRTAADLLFRRLEGAHDPPQLMTHPTKLIARGSGELPPG
- a CDS encoding nucleotidyltransferase domain-containing protein codes for the protein MDERESAGLQAPEQATERDSAERAFTDGEFTEHVAGALAALPAVEAVALGGSRAQGTQRPGSDWDFALYYRGAFDPADLRALGWPGEVSEIGAWGGGVFNGGAWLTVDGRRTDVHYRDLDVVEHELAEAEQGRFHREQLMFHLAGIPSYLVVAELALNRVLSGRLPRPAYPSALRTSASAQWRETACLTLSYAESAGAPRGGRTEVVGAIAVAAMQQAHAVLAARGEWVTNEKTLLDRAGLREIDEVTAEAGSSPEALAAAVEEARALFDSVLPG
- a CDS encoding serine/threonine-protein kinase, which codes for MRTPGEQPPAGGGSGESGPAGANSAPGGGSPGPGTGPAEPGRVLAGRYRVTGRLGRGGMGVVWRAVDEVLGREVAVKELRTFADAAPSELEELRTRMQREARAAARVRHAGVVSVHDVAQHEGRPVIVMELIEGPSLDDVLRERGTVEPREAAAIGAKVMGALAAAHRAGVLHRDVKPGNVLLESGSDRVVLTDFGIAAVEDPDDGAGTQLTGSGELVGSLDYLAPERARGEAPREACDVWALGATLYAAVEGAAPFRRTSTWSTLNAIVVEPLPEPRNAGPLAPVLAELMDKDPQKRAGAERATALLEAVAQGVRPPADPSSTMRLGKAEQGGGLSSGSAGGQGAGAQGQFGPQGAAGAASGGGGNVSAGGYGGGGPGAPVPAAHGPGVPHGPVPSGSGRGMSGDEDTDRHTVRTRAERAKGRRRALIAAAVAAVVVTGAGAAYAAISGDGGDRAGGAAGKRVVPGGGDQEADRSGGSVPERDGRSPDGRQKGDGRPGASGGDGKGGRKGAGGSGGGDGGTTGGVPGATVGGGSTGGSGGGGATQPKACHPSGGNKFDCTVWKAATSYNAEHKPVGQLNAGINYFYCQKKLPAHRETSGRWTNVWWAKTDDDKGNKNVFVSDVYIKGGDNNEPVPGLPRC